A stretch of Perognathus longimembris pacificus isolate PPM17 chromosome 1, ASM2315922v1, whole genome shotgun sequence DNA encodes these proteins:
- the Bhlha15 gene encoding class A basic helix-loop-helix protein 15, whose protein sequence is MKTKNRPPRRRAPLQDPEATMEERTPERSQPGSGPELTRGLPNRAAKASGVRAEVGRRRQGPAGRRDNSVQRRLESNERERQRMHKLNNAFQALREVIPHVRADKKLSKIETLTLAKNYIKSLTTTILTMSSGCLPDPAPSSKLYQHYQQATGGVLGDTEAQPQGHLQRYSTQIHSFREGS, encoded by the coding sequence ATGAAGACCAAGAACCGGCCCCCTCGGCGCCGGGCACCGCTGCAGGACCCTGAGGCCACCATGGAAGAGAGGACCCCCGAGAGGTCTCAGCCGGGCTCGGGGCCAGAGCTGACCAGGGGGCTGCCGAACAGGGCGGCCAAGGCATCAGGGGTGCGGGCCGAGGTGGGGCGGCGGCGGCAAGGACCTGCTGGCCGGCGTGACAACAGTGTCCAGCGGCGGCTGGAGAGCAACGAGCGGGAGCGCCAGCGGATGCACAAGCTCAACAACGCCTTCCAGGCCCTGCGTGAGGTCATCCCGCACGTGCGCGCCGACAAGAAGCTCTCCAAGATCGAGACGCTCACGCTGGCCAAGAACTATATCAAATCGCTCACCACCACCATCCTCACCATGTCCAGCGGCTGCCTCCCtgacccagcacccagctccaaacTTTACCAACACTATCAGCAGGCCACTGGGGGTGTGCTCGGGGACACCGAGGCACAGCCGCAGGGCCATCTACAGCGATATTCTACGCAGATCCACAGTTTCAGAGAGGGCAGTTAG